The genome window TACTGTTAGAGGCTGGATTAATAACTCCATCTCAATTAGAAGTAGCATTGGCAGATCAAAGTCAGTTTTTTAAATTAAAAATAGGGGAAATTTTAGCCCTTAGAGGCTGGTTAAAATCGCAAACCGCTGATTTTTTAGTGGAAATAGAAAATAAGAAATCGGCAAAAGTTTATAAAAAAGAATATCCTATCGGATACTATTTTAAAAAAGCTGGTTTACTATCCCATGAACAAATTGATAATATTCTTGTGGAGCAAAAAAAACTAGGCATAAAATTTTGTGAGACAGCGATACTCAAAGGCTACTTAAAACAGCAAACTGCGGAATTTTTTCTCGATTTTCTCTCCAAAGATGGACAAGATTATCATAATAATGATGATGATGATATAGATTGCGATGATACTATTTTACGAACTGAAGAAAAAGATATTACCAATGGTAAAAATATTAAGGTGACAAGAATAATGAAGGATACTAATGGGGATGATTTTCATAGTGCCGAGACACACATAGCACCTATCACAGAAGAAGAGGATATAATAATTACTCCCCAAGAAATAATTATTATCTCTAATACAGAAGCGAAATGTTTTTATTATGGTGGTGTTGCCTACAGTCCTATTTCTATTGACAATTGAGACTTACACCATATCAAATCAAAGATTGTGATGGGGGTGATTCTTGGTTCACAGACACTTAACTAACTTTATCAAAACCTCATATTACAAGACAACTGGACTTAAATCTGGATAAAGATTAGCTATACCCTCAGCACTAGCAGGGCATACACCCCTATCGGTAATTAAACCAGTAATTAGACGGGCGGGGGTTACATCAAAACCATAGTTAACCGCAGGGCTATTTTCGGGAGTTAATAATACTTCGGTAATTTCCCCATCTTTTAATCCTTTAATATATTTTACTTCCGTAGCGTCTCGTTGCTCAATGGGAATTTGTTTCACACCGTCGCTAATTGTCCAATCAAAGGCTGAATAGGTGAGGGCAACGTAAAAGGGGATGTTGTTATCCTTGGCTGCCAATGCCTTAAGATAGGTGCCGATTTTATTAGCTACATCTCCAGTATAGCTGGTGCGATCGCTCCCTACTATAACTATATCCACCATACCATGTTGCATGAGATGACCACCCACATTATCAGGGATGACGGTATGGGGTACGCCCTGTTGCCCTAACTCCCAAGCTGTCAACCTTGCCCCTTGGTTACGGGGGCGAGTTTCATCCACCCACACATGGACTTTTAATCCTTTGCGATGGGCTTCATAAATGGGGGAGGTTGCGGTGCCATTATCCACACAACCAAGCCATCCTGCATTACAGTGGGTAAGAATGTTTACGGTGTCACCCTGTTTTTTGTTGCTAAGGGCTTGTATCAACTCGAAGCCGTGTTCCCCGATACTCTTACATAATTGTATATCCTCAAGGGCGATCGCCCCTGCCACTTCCAAAGTTTTTTTAATGATTGCCTCGATGTCATTCCCCAAGGGTGCAACGGCTTCCAATTGACGATTTACCGCCCACTCTAAATTAACTGCGGTTGGTCTAGTAGCACACAGTTTCGCCCCCATTGCCATCAAAAACCCTTGCACCTCAAATTTTTCTTGAGCCTTAGCTTCAAGGGAAGCTAGGTACATTCCATACCCCGCAGAAGCACCGATTACCCCTGCACCCCTCACGTGCATTTCCTTAAGGGCGATCGCCACGTCTTGCACCGTCCTTAAATCCTCAATCACAAACCGATGGGGCAAATGCCGTTGATCAATTATCTGTATTACCGTAGGCTCATCAGCCTTTAACCAAATAGTACGAAAAGGCTTCCCATTAACATCCATATAACAACTTCCCCGTGATTCTCAAAGAGGAAAATCATATCACAATAAGAAACCATTAACATCGAAAATGTTAAATAATGCAGTGTATCATAAGCAGATTCCTTTCAAAACAGTTTTGATGGATAGTTAGTATGCAACAAAGAATAAGGGGGAATTTTGATGATTCTACTTTGCTATGAGAGGGAATCCCAGACTTTCCCTTTGGGCTAGGTATTGATGGGCGACTTCACGGGCTAAATTCCTGATTCTACCTATATAACGGGTTCTTTCTGCCACAGCAATTACCCCTCTAGCATCGAGGAGATTGAAACAGTGGGAGCATTTGAGGACATAATCAAGGGAGGGTAAGACTAGATTCTTGTCAATGAGTTGTTTTGCCTCTTCTTCGTACAAATTAAAAAGTTTGAAGAGTAAGTCGGGGTTAGATGCTTCAAAGTTGTAGGTACATTGTTCAATTTCCCCTTGCAAAAATATATCTCCGTATTTAAGTTTGTCATTCCATTGGATGTCGTAAATGCTGTCAACGTCTTGGAGATACATAGCCAAACGCTCTAAACCGTAGGTAATTTCGATCGCCACGGGCTTACAATCAATACCGCCACACTGTTGAAAATAAGTAAACTGAGTAATTTCCATACCATCTAACCATACTTCCCAACCCACACCCCAAGCACCGAGGGTGGGAGATTCCCAGTTATCTTCTACAAAACGAATATCATGATCTTCTGGATGAATACCAAGGGCTTTGAGGGATTCAAGGTAAATTTCTTGGATATTGTCGGGGGAGGGTTTGATAATTACTTGGTATTGATAATAGTGTTGTACTCGGTTAGGATTTTCCCCATAACGACCATCGGTGGGGCGCCGACAAGGCTCTACATAAGCCACCGACCAAGGTTCAGGGCCGATCGCCCTTAGAAAGGTATGATGATTCATGGTACCAGCACCTTTTTCTGTATCGTAGGATTGAGCTATCATACAGCCCCTTACACTCCAAAAATCATTTAAACTAGCGATAATATTTTGAAAGTTAATAGTCATGAATTACAATAATAATTATTAAAATAAAAATTTCTTAATTTACTAAACTGAATCAACAAGTATGAGACTATACTTAGAAATCAGTTAAATTTTGCTCAAGCATACATATAATTTATCACTAATGGATACGCCCCCAACTGAAAACTACAGTGTCCCCATCAAGGAGTTTGTAGCTTCAAAGCAAACTTATTTATTCAATACCCTGAAAAAACATCAATTCACAGGAGAGTTAACCCTGAGTTATCCGGGTAATACTGAATGGAAGTTTTATTTAAATTTGGGCAGAATCGTGTACGGCACTGGGGGAGAGCATTCCGTAAGGCGATGGCGCCGTAATTTGACCGCTTATTTACCAGAAATCGCCACTGACCAAAGTTTTTTGGAAAAGGAGTTACAGTGGATTGCGGAGCAAAAGGAAATAAAAATTTGTTGGGATTATGATTTATTAAAGCGCTGGTTATCTTTGGGAAAAATTTCTCGTAATCAAGTATTAGAGATGATTAATGCGATGTTGATGGAGATATTTTTTGACCTTAATCAAGTCCCTGAAATTATTTTTCGTCTTGATTCTGATTTTGAAATTCCTTTATCTGAACAAATCTTTTTGATTGATAGTAATAAGATTATTACCCCCGCTTGGAAGGCTTGGCAACAGTGGTTGGGGGCAAAAATGGCAGATCGTTCTCCCAATAAGGCTTTGGGCATTAAATATTCCGAGGAATTAAAGTTAAAATGTCCTCCCAAGGTATATCAAGTTTTTACTAAATTAATCAACGGGCGCAATACCATTCGGGATTTGGCATGGCAACTAAAAAGGGAGTTGTACCAAGTGGGCAAGTTACTTTTGCCTTACATTGAGGAGGGTTATATTAGTCTTAATTCCATTGCTGATTTGCCTCCCCCAGTTTCTGCTACTACCATTGTTCAAGAGGAGAGAAATATTTTGGTGGCTTGTATTGATGATAGTCCAGCTATCTGTCAAACTCTCCAAAGTATTGTTAAACCTGCGGGTTATCGTTTTCTAGCTATTACTGACCCCATAAAGGCGATCGCCACTATTCTAGCATCAAAACCAGACATAATATTCCTTGATTTGGTAATGCCCAATGCCAATGGTTATGAAATCTGTGCCAGTATTCGTAAACTTTCTTTTTTCCGCAATACTCCCATTGTTATCCTCACTTCTAATGATGGCATGGTGGAAAGGGTACGCACAAAAATAGTCGGTGCCACTGATTTTCTCTCGAAACCCATACAGCCCGATGAGGTTTTAAATATGATTAGTAAACATCGACCGTAAAACAATTGACAATGGACGATGGACAATGGACAATTACGGTAAGCTAAAATCTTCTGATTCATACCATACAAACATCATTCTTCATGGATTCATTATTTCTCCTCATTGATGGACATTCCCTCGCTTACCGTGCTTACTATGCCTTTGCTAAGGCAAAAAAAGGACCGTTGCGCACCTCTACGGGTATTCCTACCAGCGTTTGTTATGGCTTCCTAAATTCCTTGTTTCAGTTGATTGACAGTTATCAACCACAGCTAATGGCGATCGCATTTGACCTCAGAGAAGCAACTTTCCGCCATACTGCTGACGCTAATTATAAGGCAGATCGCAAGGAAACCCCCGATGATTTTATAGAAGATTTATATAACCTTCAGCAACTATTACAAGCCCTTAATATCAGCATTGTCACCGCCTCTGGTTACGAAGCCGATGACGTTTTAGGTACTCTTGCTCTTCAAGCATCCCAAGAAAATTACGCCGTAAAAATAGTAAGTGGCGATCGGGATTTATTTCAATTGGTAGATGATGAGGGAAAAATTAGCGTTCTTTATCCCGACAAAAACTTTGGTAAATACAACGAATTTACCGAAAAGGAAGTTTTTGACAAAATGCAGGTAAAAACCAAGCAAATAGTCGATTTTAAAGCCCTCTGCGGAGACAAATCAGATAGCATACCAGGGGTGTTAGGTATCGGAGAAAAAACCGCCGTTAAATTATTAGAAGAATACGATAATTTAGCTAATGTTTACACTAATATTA of Cyanobacterium sp. HL-69 contains these proteins:
- the glyQ gene encoding glycyl-tRNA synthetase alpha subunit GlyQ; the protein is MTINFQNIIASLNDFWSVRGCMIAQSYDTEKGAGTMNHHTFLRAIGPEPWSVAYVEPCRRPTDGRYGENPNRVQHYYQYQVIIKPSPDNIQEIYLESLKALGIHPEDHDIRFVEDNWESPTLGAWGVGWEVWLDGMEITQFTYFQQCGGIDCKPVAIEITYGLERLAMYLQDVDSIYDIQWNDKLKYGDIFLQGEIEQCTYNFEASNPDLLFKLFNLYEEEAKQLIDKNLVLPSLDYVLKCSHCFNLLDARGVIAVAERTRYIGRIRNLAREVAHQYLAQRESLGFPLIAK
- a CDS encoding PatA subfamily, with the translated sequence MDTPPTENYSVPIKEFVASKQTYLFNTLKKHQFTGELTLSYPGNTEWKFYLNLGRIVYGTGGEHSVRRWRRNLTAYLPEIATDQSFLEKELQWIAEQKEIKICWDYDLLKRWLSLGKISRNQVLEMINAMLMEIFFDLNQVPEIIFRLDSDFEIPLSEQIFLIDSNKIITPAWKAWQQWLGAKMADRSPNKALGIKYSEELKLKCPPKVYQVFTKLINGRNTIRDLAWQLKRELYQVGKLLLPYIEEGYISLNSIADLPPPVSATTIVQEERNILVACIDDSPAICQTLQSIVKPAGYRFLAITDPIKAIATILASKPDIIFLDLVMPNANGYEICASIRKLSFFRNTPIVILTSNDGMVERVRTKIVGATDFLSKPIQPDEVLNMISKHRP
- the mtnA gene encoding methylthioribose-1-phosphate isomerase MtnA, with product MDVNGKPFRTIWLKADEPTVIQIIDQRHLPHRFVIEDLRTVQDVAIALKEMHVRGAGVIGASAGYGMYLASLEAKAQEKFEVQGFLMAMGAKLCATRPTAVNLEWAVNRQLEAVAPLGNDIEAIIKKTLEVAGAIALEDIQLCKSIGEHGFELIQALSNKKQGDTVNILTHCNAGWLGCVDNGTATSPIYEAHRKGLKVHVWVDETRPRNQGARLTAWELGQQGVPHTVIPDNVGGHLMQHGMVDIVIVGSDRTSYTGDVANKIGTYLKALAAKDNNIPFYVALTYSAFDWTISDGVKQIPIEQRDATEVKYIKGLKDGEITEVLLTPENSPAVNYGFDVTPARLITGLITDRGVCPASAEGIANLYPDLSPVVL